A single region of the Nakaseomyces glabratus chromosome D, complete sequence genome encodes:
- the RIX1 gene encoding Rix1p (CAGL0D02706g~Ortholog(s) have chromatin binding activity) has product MNKAIPVSVLADQLAESNGFQFHNILYHLKSSDYVDEKLLKSELSVLVVKIQKLLNSNSNYSIWKGCHAAVVICTYNPLVLMAYGGKLLDIVYQKLEIKVLQRSTNSLDAQGKQVLNSLVNAISVLMNLMRNKTGLSREFLVPKIKAIIPTLITLSQYEPELVLPILRSLIFKHTTTFKPFNAKFKVILTQFLTEGFDTLNEHTQKLVCDCYAYLHMVKTQTYQQQDEHSSHHKTFQDENWMNGMNAVLAEFKPLIELCGEILDFSQDEELTKLIGKMVPLAAESTSIFRSLTMDMNKSTTLYDIPKRIDVLSKMLMSFISVPTTYTIRIPLDKLNVTCSALLSITSKHIPIKRELRRDIELNATINDVFTKIQFAGIRLYSTMVSKFGNVCFSYLSDIFYALSLFIPFKEKSLNIDFEKCFALKREFLVVFDLVSKIIANVGHQLTDIDFLLQLIEIGLDLTEERSLIQNVFQQTNAKKEQELSKTKNKNKKDNKRGSLADLYVSGSQFTLACDLKTFDTLNKFFISIIANQKLATAQMTKLSRYAIFTAQTYKQNLGEVPTTFVELLRTLVIQPGNERVTILPMAVNIIKESSDDVFDILSHPRLPMSILHSIEKSTFDNGEDDEDDNPDLHANEKQQEYNDQPVERSEQKVVDFVLEEPVAVDVKTKETVQFKDGITTSEDQVDTKRPRDEEFIIEKSSSAKKFRTENQPETIPIGVSDETVYQETEKVTVNVDTSSNDNEDDEDDSDFEIPAIELSDDDDEDE; this is encoded by the coding sequence ATGAACAAGGCTATTCCGGTTTCAGTGTTGGCTGATCAACTTGCTGAGTCGAATGGGTTTCAGTTTCACAATATACTTTATCATTTGAAGTCATCGGACTATGTCGATGAGAAGTTATTGAAATCAGAACTTTCAGTATTAGTCGTGAAAATACAGAAATTGCTGAACTCAAATAGTAACTACAGCATTTGGAAAGGTTGTCATGCTGCTGTTGTAATTTGCACTTATAACCCATTGGTACTAATGGCATATGGTGGTAAGTTATTGGACATTGTGTACCAGAAGTTAGAGATTAAGGTGCTGCAAAGATCTACCAATTCTTTGGATGCTCAAGGTAAGCAAGTGCTGAACTCTTTGGTCAACGCTATCTCTGTTCTCATGAATTTAATGAGAAATAAGACTGGTCTATCAAGAGAATTTTTAGTTCCAAAAATTAAAGCCATAATTCCAACATTGATAACATTGTCCCAGTATGAACCTGAATTGGTGTTGCCTATTCTTAGATCTCTGATTTTTAAGCATACGACTACATTCAAGCCATTCAATGCTAAGTTTAAGGTTATCTTAACTCAATTCTTAACAGAAGGATTTGATACTTTGAATGAGCATACTCAGAAATTAGTATGTGATTGTTATGCATATTTGCACATGGTGAAGACACAAACGTACCAGCAACAAGATGAGCACTCGAGTCATCATAAAACATTCCAAGATGAGAATTGGATGAATGGAATGAATGCTGTTCTTGCAGAATTCAAGCCACTTATCGAGTTATGTGGTGAAATTTTAGATTTCAGTCAAGATGAAGAGTTGACTAAATTGATTGGAAAAATGGTTCCACTTGCCGCTGAAAGTACTAGCATTTTCCGCAGTTTGACTATGGATATGAATAAATCAACTACTTTATATGATATACCTAAGAGGATTGATGTTTTGTCGAAGATGCTGATGAGCTTTATTTCCGTACCAACGACATACACAATAAGAATTCCATTAGATAAGCTGAATGTTACTTGCTCTGCCTTGTTAAGTATTACTTCTAAGCATATTCCTATCAAACGTGAGTTACGTCGTGATATTGAACTTAATGCCACAATTAATGATGTATTCACTAAAATCCAATTTGCTGGTATTAGACTATACTCAACAATGGTCTCAAAATTCGGAAACGTATGTTTTTCCTACTTATCAGACATATTCTATGCCCTAAGTTTATTCATTCCTTTCAAGGAGAAGTCATTAAATATTgactttgaaaaatgttTTGCCTTGAAGAGAGAATTTTTGGTAGTTTTTGATTTGGtatcaaaaattattgcTAATGTCGGTCATCAATTAACAGACATTGATTTCCTACTTCAATTAATTGAGATTGGTTTGGATCTTACTGAAGAGAGATCATTAATCCAAAATGTCTTCCAGCAAACCAACGCCAAAAAAGAGCAAGAGCTTTCGAAGactaagaataaaaataaaaaggaTAATAAGAGAGGTTCCCTAGCTGATTTATATGTTAGTGGTTCTCAATTTACGCTAGCATGTGACCTTAAAACCTTTGATACtttgaacaaattttttatcagTATTATTGCAAATCAGAAACTTGCTACAGCGCAGATGACAAAATTGAGTAGATATGCTATATTTACAGCTCAGACTTATAAGCAAAACCTTGGTGAGGTCCCAACAACTTTTGTGGAACTTCTAAGAACTTTGGTTATCCAACCAGGAAATGAAAGAGTAACCATCTTACCTATGGCGGTGAACATCATCAAAGAATCATCTGATGACGTATTTGATATCCTATCACACCCAAGACTTCCGATGAGTATTTTACATTCTATTGAAAAGTCTACCTTTGACAAtggtgaagatgatgaggatgataaTCCTGACTTGCATGCGAACGAAAAACAGCAAGAATATAATGATCAACCAGTTGAACGTTCTGAACAGAAAGTAGTTGATTTCGTTTTGGAAGAACCTGTTGCTGTTGAtgtaaaaacaaaagaaactgTACAATTCAAAGACGGTATCACTACTTCAGAGGACCAAGTTGATACTAAGAGACCTAGGGATGAGGAatttattattgaaaaatctaGCAGTGCCAAAAAGTTTAGGACGGAAAATCAACCAGAAACTATTCCAATTGGCGTAAGTGATGAAACAGTTTACCAAGAAACCGAGAAGGTTACAGTTAACGTTGACACCTCCTCTAATGAcaatgaggatgatgaggatgattCAGACTTCGAGATCCCAGCAATTGAATTGTCagatgatgacgatgaagatgaataA
- a CDS encoding chalcone isomerase domain-containing protein (CAGL0D02728g~Ortholog(s) have mitochondrion localization), which produces MLRTLVRRSLIKNTGLATRATRLSAVTKRLQSSAPKPATEKSDKKAWWIVGLVSAAFAGGTYVCTWEREELQKERDGKSVLVDDAVTPFPVVISRPTYPLSTKYDILGSGIRSVSVLTFKAYALGIYIARQDKPKVAQVFDSTFMSKNFIDMDENKSHAENVKIALDDPEKSRILIDNLLDSNIRMVAKLTPIKNASAKLLKEGIIKNVQMHPDASKNKETLAMGIKEVEEAIKIKGPVPKDDDFLMELLADGSLKFSYYNRRKDIVNELGTVHQPLVGKYLFAQYLSGSNPVSPGTKDQCAETLASLV; this is translated from the coding sequence ATGTTGAGAACTTTGGTTAGAAGATCGCTTATAAAGAACACTGGTTTGGCTACCAGAGCTACGAGATTATCAGCTGTTACCAAGAGACTACAATCATCTGCACCAAAACCTGCAACTGAAAAGTCTGATAAAAAAGCTTGGTGGATTGTTGGTCTAGTTAGTGCTGCTTTCGCTGGTGGTACCTATGTATGTACCTGGGAAAGGGAAGAAttgcaaaaagaaagagatggTAAGAGTGTCTTGGTTGATGATGCTGTTACTCCCTTCCCTGTTGTTATCTCACGTCCAACCTATCCATTATCCACTAAGTATGACATTCTTGGTTCAGGAATCAGATCTGTCTCGGTATTGACCTTTAAGGCTTATGCTCTAGGTATTTACATTGCTAGACAGGATAAGCCAAAGGTGGCTCAAGTGTTTGATTCCACTTTCATGTCCAAGAACTTTATCGATATGGATGAAAACAAGAGCCACGCTGAGAATGTCAAAATTGCTCTTGATGATCCAGAAAAGTCACGTATTCTAATAGATAACCTATTAGACAGCAACATCAGAATGGTGGCTAAACTAACTCCAATAAAGAACGCCTCTGCAAAGTTGTTAAAGGAAGgtattatcaaaaatgtACAAATGCACCCTGATGCGtccaaaaataaagaaactTTGGCAATGGGCAtaaaagaagttgaagaagcaaTTAAAATCAAGGGCCCTGTTCCAAAGGACGATGATTTTCTAATGGAACTACTGGCGGACGGATCACTAAAGTTCAGTTATTacaacagaagaaaagatattgTCAACGAGCTTGGTACTGTACACCAACCATTAGTCGGCAAGTATTTGTTTGCTCAGTATTTAAGTGGTTCTAACCCAGTTTCACCAGGAACTAAGGACCAATGTGCCGAAACACTAGCTTCACTAGTTTAA
- a CDS encoding uncharacterized protein (CAGL0D02761g~Protein of unknown function), translated as MPLSETERDALKKKINEALDKKYEEAEKACNKVLIDTFTELDSVAKTRSKCDLTLKEALELERQGISHT; from the exons ATGCCTCTCTCTGAGACCGAAAGAGATGctttaaagaaaaagattAACGAGGCACTTGATAAGAAGT ATGAAGAGGCAGAAAAGGCTTGCAACAAGGTTTTAATTGACACATTCACAGAATTGGATAGTGTAGCAAAGACAAGATCTAAATGCGACCTCACTCTTAAAGAAGCATTAGAACTGGAGAGACAAGGTATATCTCACACCTAA
- the PRP19 gene encoding E3 ubiquitin-protein ligase PRP19 (CAGL0D02772g~Ortholog(s) have ubiquitin-protein transferase activity, role in generation of catalytic spliceosome for first transesterification step and Prp19 complex, U2-type catalytic step 1 spliceosome, cytosol, mitochondrion localization) — MYCAISGKVPKEPVLSLESRCVYERRLVEEYVRQHGTDPVNGRPLAVEQLVEINVDPESMTLVNAANSATLNSNYSIPSLLSTLQNEWDAVMLENFELRKAVESLKKKLSTTLYERDAAKKVALKAISQKRKLQSEVDRLATEVTLVETTGNDDAPSKKRKMDTEPSHAELAVPDSNFSDELLASSVAYLKETKPLLKQSNISKDSEIVFDKLDKIAINNKSMTFTSLLAENKSKSLALIHDKSISHIKDPKNTTMIDMSEQLATGDDLELVVPTTGEDILVKTTNNRIMVLNTKTKQAQQIELGGSELGNLLYLYSHENVKPEYCVWADDKGNIGYVSKDGKTDVRVRQTENSDDMHYDKVDLHKDGILIALARSSCVEILNLCQPDDPPIKFEIGSELPNDAKAITNVKFCPNGFYFIVELDGDVLYTFDLRKSPPTLSSNPLPINGGCWDFDITGRFLLLNKSLDSNRIEFQFHQYDKTANSWKAVQTREVVLGDNSSFNSAKSMWLLSHEDTSFILLYSDDNLLTFDLK; from the coding sequence atgtaCTGTGCGATCAGTGGGAAGGTACCGAAGGAGCCTGTGCTGTCGCTGGAGTCGCGGTGTGTGTATGAGAGGCGGCTGGTGGAGGAGTATGTCCGGCAGCATGGGACGGACCCGGTGAACGGCAGACCCCTGGCGGTGGAGCAACTGGTGGAGATCAATGTGGACCCAGAGTCCATGACGCTGGTGAATGCTGCGAACAGCGCGACGCTGAACTCTAACTACAGCATACCCAGCTTGCTGTCCACGCTGCAGAACGAGTGGGACGCGGTCATGCTGGAGAACTTCGAGCTGCGGAAGGCGGTGGAGTccctgaagaagaagctgtCCACTACCTTATATGAGCGCGACGCCGCGAAGAAAGTGGCACTGAAGGCGATAAGCCAGAAAAGGAAGCTGCAGAGCGAAGTGGACAGGCTCGCAACGGAGGTCACTTTGGTTGAGACAACAGGCAATGACGACGCGCCTAGCAAGAAACGGAAAATGGACACTGAGCCAAGCCATGCCGAACTGGCTGTGCCAGACTCTAACTTCTCAGATGAGCTACTTGCAAGCTCAGTGGCATACTTGAAAGAGACAAAGCCTCTATTGAAACAAAGTAATATCTCAAAGGACTCGGAGATTGTATTCGACAAATTGGACAAAATCGCTATAAACAATAAGTCAATGACCTTCACTTCTCTACTTGCAGAAAACAAGTCGAAATCTCTGGCCTTGATACACGATAAATCGATAAGTCATATAAAGGACCCTAAAAATACAACTATGATAGATATGTCCGAACAGTTAGCAACCGGTGATGATTTAGAATTGGTAGTACCTACCACAGGAGAGGATATACTTGTTAAGACAACAAATAACAGAATTATGGTTCTTAATACTAAAACAAAGCAAGCTCAGCAAATTGAGCTTGGTGGTTCTGAACTTGGAAACTTATTATACCTATATAGTCACGAGAACGTTAAGCCAGAATACTGTGTGTGGGCGGATGATAAAGGTAATATAGGGTATGTATCAAAAGATGGGAAAACTGATGTCAGAGTGAGGCAAACAGAAAACTCAGATGATATGCATTATGACAAGGTTGATCTACACAAAGATGGTATTCTGATCGCACTTGCTAGAAGTAGTTGTGTTGAAATTTTAAACCTTTGCCAGCCTGATGATCCTCCCATCAAGTTTGAGATTGGATCAGAACTGCCCAATGATGCAAAAGCCATAACCAACGTAAAATTCTGTCCTAATGGGTTCTACTTTATTGTAGAATTAGATGGGGATGTACTGTACACATTTGATCTTCGAAAGTCGCCACCGACATTGTCTTCCAATCCATTGCCTATAAATGGTGGTTGTTGGGACTTTGATATAACGGGAAGGTTTTTATTGCTGAACAAGTCGTTGGACTCAAACAGAATTGAATTccaatttcatcaatatgACAAAACTGCAAATTCATGGAAGGCTGTTCAAACCAGAGAAGTTGTGCTGGGAGATAATAGCTCATTCAACTCTGCCAAATCCATGTGGTTATTGTCTCATGAAGATACTAGttttatacttttataTAGCGATGACAACCTCCTGACTTTTGACTTAAAATAG
- the WSC4 gene encoding Wsc4p (CAGL0D02794g~Protein of unknown function) → MFWHFLLLLCAVRAEQLFCSNENSASGPGTSYTWQSTGWCASHCSGYDYAIVQGLMCWCSNSGPADSIDISSCDHYCPGYSLENCGSQQNNAYGYMYLGSQPQSAIIPPRKSSNTAQSSTPSSTSAASTSSTSTSTSSTSTSSTSSTSSTSSTSSTSSTSTSSTSSSSSSTSSTRSSSRTTLAPSTTSSSSRTRSSSEASDDYVLSTSMIYSVMTVTSTQTHDSAVQSNVTSVFSSNVITTKVVTSIISTVATVATTTTSQAANTSVASTAAGMRGSSNQGDVSEKKAKGYWQSPGKVAGTFVVVGVVILAILGLLFWYFVLRPRWEQKKFEKNYNDAVGLAPATPPNMPRNESGHSRIFSTPIFHTHHSSSEDDSSTGSNGAGFNEEKNLDEANVKTNKRATRHDVFADDAYSDYSNTIPVMVDQRLDPNQMMSQIEQSPSNVSLSDDVDYSRRVLRVINEL, encoded by the coding sequence ATGTTCTGGCACTTCTTGCTGCTCTTGTGTGCTGTGCGTGCAGAGCAACTGTTCTGCTCGAATGAAAACAGTGCTTCTGGCCCAGGTACTTCCTACACATGGCAGAGCACCGGGTGGTGTGCGTCGCATTGCAGCGGCTACGACTACGCCATTGTTCAGGGACTCATGTGCTGGTGCTCCAACTCCGGGCCTGCTGATAGCATAGACATATCCAGCTGCGACCACTACTGCCCCGGCTACAGCCTGGAGAACTGCGGGAGCCAGCAGAATAACGCATACGGGTACATGTACCTCGGGAGCCAGCCCCAGAGCGCCATTATACCACCCAGAAAGAGCTCCAATACTGCGCAATCCTCGACTCCAAGTTCTACCAGCGCTGCAAGCACTTCAAGCACATCTACAAGCACTTCAAGCACATCTACAAGCTCCACAAGCTCTACAAGCTCTACAAGCTCTACAAGCTCTACAAGCTCTACAAGTACTTCAAGCACAAGCTCTAGTTCTAGCTCTACAAGTTCTACGAGGTCATCCTCAAGGACTACACTAGCACCTTCTACCACGTCTTCATCCTCTCGCACTCGCTCGAGTTCAGAGGCCTCGGACGACTATGTGCTGTCAACTTCGATGATATACTCGGTGATGACAGTCACATCAACACAGACGCACGATTCCGCCGTGCAGTCCAATGTGACGTCAGTGTTCTCCTCCAACGTGATAACGACAAAAGTAGTCACATCCATCATATCGACAGTGGCCACTGTGGCTACCACCACGACGAGCCAGGCGGCCAACACATCCGTGGCCTCTACAGCGGCGGGTATGCGTGGGAGCTCGAACCAGGGCGATGTGAGCGAAAAGAAAGCGAAGGGGTACTGGCAGTCACCGGGCAAAGTTGCGGGCACTTTTGTTGTAGTTGGCGTTGTCATCCTCGCCATTCTGGGGCTGCTGTTCTGGTACTTCGTGCTGCGCCCTAGATGggaacaaaagaaattcgAAAAGAACTACAATGACGCAGTTGGTCTAGCACCAGCAACTCCGCCAAATATGCCAAGAAATGAAAGCGGCCACAGCAGAATTTTCTCAACACCAATATTCCACACGCACCATTCAAGCAGCGAGGACGACTCGTCAACGGGATCCAATGGTGCTGGCTTTAACGAGGAGAAAAACTTAGACGAGGCTAATGTGAAGACAAACAAGCGTGCCACAAGGCATGACGTTTTCGCAGACGACGCCTACTCTGATTACTCTAATACAATTCCAGTCATGGTTGACCAAAGATTGGATCCTAACCAAATGATGTCACAAATAGAACAAAGTCCTTCCAACGTATCATTATCTGATGACGTTGATTACTCAAGAAGGGTCTTACGAGTGATAAATGAGCTATAG
- the GRC3 gene encoding polynucleotide 5'-hydroxyl-kinase (CAGL0D02816g~Ortholog(s) have polynucleotide 5'-hydroxyl-kinase activity): MAETDLNALAYKDSDSTDTSSSSSSDEEYQAEVKVSNQNEKQVDYDSDTDLNTDNKVSSVDAYKPCVGENLIIRDSNIIILLRAKEKLCLSGLFDLKIEKGGLLYNDIHFNASSKTYHYWHPLSNSIPEIKSSFYAGFEDVDISAFYAAYDISPNNDYETVLKISNHKSKSLIDGEILMPSLKSLWITKEDFLQKNGYTNFSFDIIMPATLQEITTLNISKSWTNCLQKLKFINQNSIHDTRIMVIGGKNSGKSTFLRSLVEKVLYSHDISDKSVSEMLYLDLDPGQPEFSHPDCISMTRLTSNDMNFGQSFGQASPEVLKQYYIGSPSPQEYPTRYLNMVNKLITEFEDTMFAGISCINLPGWVKGFGLNILQKVLEIYKPTDIVYLESPSTVRHFSELRIPKSFSSTMMTEYSPRSYRIPAEFSNAAINNSPEIKFAPSDIRTYKLLCLFHRSDTSNVPTFDFRPLIAKSPKKISYGRAGIHTIIINIEFALVPSHELIQALEGTIVAIYHEENTDDEHDSSSDIRVLSNDDLETAKFITLGLVHSVDEERKYFNIYVPENMVATLKNLGNRFMIERLSTETPFCELSPPNKVLKTDQTSPFISFKTRKKYEHVWKIRKNIKRKGHHL, translated from the coding sequence ATGGCAGAAACCGATCTAAATGCTTTAGCATACAAAGACTCTGATTCGACGGACACTTCCAGttcgtcatcatcagatGAAGAATACCAAGCTGAGGTCAAAGTTAGCAATCAAAATGAGAAGCAAGTCGACTACGACAGTGATACTGATCTCAATACAGATAACAAAGTATCCTCTGTTGATGCATACAAACCGTGTGTTGGTGAGAACTTGATTATTAGAGATAgcaatataataatattacttAGAGCAAAGGAGAAGCTATGTTTGTCGGGTTTATTCGACCTGAAGATCGAAAAAGGTGGTCTATTATACAACGATATCCATTTTAATGCATCATCAAAGACCTATCATTACTGGCATCCCCTATCAAATTCGATTCCCGAGATCAAAAGCTCTTTTTATGCAGGCTTTGAAGATGTGGATATTTCAGCATTTTACGCAGCTTATGATATTTCACCGAATAACGATTATGAAACAGTCTTAAAAATATCTAATCACAAATCTAAGAGTTTAATTGATGGTGAAATTCTGATGCCGAGTTTAAAGAGCTTATGGATTACCAAAGAGGATTTCttgcaaaaaaatggaTACACAAACTTTAGTTTTGACATCATCATGCCTGCAACACTTCAAGAGATAACAACTTTGAATATATCTAAATCTTGGACTAATTGTCTCCAGAAActcaaatttatcaatcAAAATTCCATTCATGACACTAGGATAATGGTTATTGGTGGAAAGAATAGCGGGAAATCAACGTTTTTAAGGTCTTTAGTTGAAAAAGTATTGTATAGCCATGATATTTCAGACAAAAGTGTAAGTGAAATGCTATATCTTGATTTAGATCCTGGGCAACCCGAGTTTTCTCATCCAGATTGTATCTCTATGACTCGTTTGACATCGAATGATATGAATTTTGGTCAGAGTTTTGGCCAGGCCTCGCCAGAAGTTTTAAAACAGTATTACATTGGCTCACCATCTCCGCAAGAGTATCCAACGCGCTACTTAAACATGGTGAACAAACTTATAACCGAATTCGAGGACACAATGTTTGCAGGAATTTCTTGCATAAATTTGCCAGGATGGGTGAAGGGTTTTGGGTTGAACATATTGCAAAAGGTTTTAGAAATCTATAAACCCACAGATATTGTATACCTTGAATCACCTTCTACAGTAAGACATTTCTCGGAGTTGAGAATACCAAAGAGTTTTTCATCAACTATGATGACAGAATATAGCCCTCGATCTTATCGCATACCCGCCGAGTTTTCGAATGCCGCCATAAATAACTCTCCAGAGATAAAGTTTGCTCCGTCAGATATTAGGACATACAAGCTTCTGTGTCTGTTTCACAGGAGTGACACATCAAATGTTCCAACGTTCGATTTTAGACCATTGATTGCGAAAAGtcccaaaaaaatatcttaTGGACGTGCAGGTATACATACtataataattaatatagAATTTGCACTAGTACCGTCTCATGAACTCATCCAAGCTCTGGAAGGTACTATAGTTGCTATCTATCatgaagaaaatactgACGATGAACATGACTCCAGCTCTGATATCAGAGTTTTATCAAATGATGACCTCGAGACTGCCAAATTTATTACTCTAGGATTAGTTCACTCGGTTGATGAAGAGaggaaatattttaatatttacGTTCCGGAAAATATGGTTGcaactttgaaaaatctAGGTAATAGGTTTATGATAGAGAGGTTGAGTACAGAAACTCCATTTTGTGAACTATCTCCACCAAATAAAGTTCTAAAAACTGATCAAACAAGCCCTTTCATAAGTTTcaa